The following proteins come from a genomic window of Candidatus Thiodiazotropha sp. CDECU1:
- a CDS encoding YchJ family protein produces MAGCYCGSGVAYESCCGPIHEGRVKAETAEQLMRARYSAFGANQAEFLHQSLHPDHRHDHDVQATRRWAEDSQWLGLQIVNVQGGGESDEEGSVEFIATYKEQGMVRPHHEISRFLKHDGAWYFVDGQLVAPKTEKRDQPKVGRNEPCPCGSGKKYKKCCGA; encoded by the coding sequence ATGGCTGGATGTTACTGTGGATCCGGTGTCGCCTATGAGAGCTGTTGCGGGCCAATCCATGAGGGCAGGGTAAAGGCAGAGACAGCCGAGCAGTTGATGCGAGCGCGTTACAGTGCTTTCGGTGCCAACCAGGCGGAGTTCTTACATCAATCCCTGCACCCGGATCATCGGCATGATCATGATGTTCAAGCCACCAGGCGTTGGGCGGAAGATTCCCAGTGGCTGGGGCTGCAAATTGTCAATGTGCAAGGGGGAGGAGAGAGCGACGAAGAGGGCAGTGTCGAGTTCATCGCCACCTATAAAGAGCAGGGAATGGTGAGGCCGCATCATGAAATCAGCCGATTTCTCAAACATGACGGGGCCTGGTATTTTGTCGATGGCCAGCTCGTGGCGCCAAAAACCGAGAAACGGGATCAGCCGAAAGTCGGGCGCAATGAACCCTGCCCCTGTGGCAGTGGCAAGAAATATAAGAAATGCTGTGGTGCCTGA
- the hrpA gene encoding ATP-dependent RNA helicase HrpA — protein sequence MSATLKDFPDPQEIKQCMLRDRRRLFRQLRNLRKNQARGGDYSPGLVKLWHSIRDSQQCLKLRRENLPQISYPDVLPISQRVDEIKALIQDNQVVVLCGETGSGKSTQLPKICLDLGLGQSGYIGHTQPRRVAARTLATRVASELGSTTGQAVGYKVRFNDRVGPHSYIKLMTDGILLAEIQQDPYLNQYDTLIIDEAHERSLNIDFLLGYLKQLRVKRSDLKLIITSATIDPQRFSEYFNAAPIVEVSGRTYPVETRYRPPLEGAENERDDPLQQAIVDAVDELSLIDRGDILVFLSGEREIRETAENLRKHKLPATEVLPLYARLSIEEQNRVFKSHSSRRIVLATNVAETSLTVPGIHYVIDTGYARISRYSHRSKVQRLPVERIAQASADQRKGRCGRLAAGVCIRLFTEEDFEARRPFTEPEIQRTNLASVILQMKLLGLGEISHFPFIDPPDHRLIKDGYRILEEIGAVAVDHKVTRLGQQLARLPVDPRIGRMLLSAAHGHCLREVMVIAAALSVQDPRDRPVEKQQLADEAHAKFRHEQSDFLSYLSLWEEVEEQRKHLSKNKFHRWCKRQFLSWNRVQEWHDIHRQLRAQLHEMGLRENSAEAGYEEIHRALLSGLLSHIGLKSNSHDYLGARNTRFFIYPGSGLYKKQPKWVMAAELVETSKLYARTLAVIQPEWVERAAGHLVKRNYSEPHWEKKRGQVAGYEKVTLFGITLIPRRKINFSPIDPVVAREIFIRSALVDGDFHTRAPFWRHNQELIEAVHDQEAKSRRRDILVDEERIYSFYDQRIPEDISTAPGFEKWLRQQSKQQPKLLYMDESDLIRDASQRVSGEQFPDHLDINGMRLPLEYEFEPGSAKDGLTLIVPQDVLNQITEARLQWLVPGLLRERVISLIRGLPKTLRRSFVPVPDFADACLADLPSSERPLIQVLGERLKQLSGVHIPEDAWSEADIPTHLRMRVRVVDQGGATLEQGRDLAGMKRRHAGQPQAEHRHLDSPGFERSGVRDWDFGELPKQMGVEQGGIALQGYPALVDEEESVAIRLLDAESSALRAHKAGVRRLLMLKMPKEIRYLRKNLNQLDRMRLLYAKVPQGDAEQPGVVQQDLEDELVAFIVDRTFLNQLPEIRDQEGFAKRLHSKRGMLMEEANRSCQQLLQILQLSHQTRQAIAAVTQVNWMSSVLDMQHQLERLVYRGFLQQVPDARLNDYPRYLQGILKRVEKLPHAAARDQQRMREMAELQQRWEQWDGQYQQSGRIDERIEELRWGLEELRISLFSQELGTAYPVSIKRLQKRIEAMGL from the coding sequence GTGAGCGCGACTCTCAAAGATTTCCCCGATCCGCAAGAGATCAAGCAGTGCATGCTGCGGGATCGGCGCCGCCTGTTTCGACAACTGCGCAATCTGAGAAAGAACCAAGCCAGGGGTGGTGACTATTCACCAGGGCTGGTGAAGCTCTGGCACTCGATCCGGGATTCTCAGCAATGCCTTAAGCTGCGGCGCGAGAATCTGCCGCAAATCTCTTATCCCGATGTGTTGCCTATCAGTCAACGGGTGGATGAGATAAAGGCGCTGATTCAGGATAACCAGGTGGTTGTGCTGTGTGGTGAAACCGGATCGGGTAAATCGACGCAACTGCCCAAGATCTGTCTCGATCTCGGCCTGGGACAGTCGGGATACATCGGTCATACCCAGCCGCGACGGGTTGCGGCCAGGACCCTTGCAACACGGGTGGCGAGTGAACTGGGCTCTACCACCGGACAGGCGGTGGGCTATAAGGTGCGCTTCAACGACCGTGTCGGGCCGCATAGCTATATCAAGCTGATGACCGATGGGATACTGCTTGCAGAGATCCAGCAGGACCCCTATCTGAATCAATACGACACCTTGATCATCGACGAGGCCCATGAGCGTAGTCTGAATATCGACTTCCTGTTGGGTTACCTGAAACAGCTGAGGGTCAAGCGTTCCGATCTGAAACTGATCATCACTTCGGCCACCATAGATCCGCAACGCTTTTCCGAATATTTCAATGCTGCACCCATCGTGGAGGTGTCGGGTCGTACCTATCCGGTGGAAACGCGCTATCGACCACCGCTGGAGGGGGCTGAGAACGAGCGGGATGATCCTTTGCAACAGGCCATAGTGGATGCGGTGGATGAGCTGTCGCTGATCGATCGAGGCGACATCCTGGTCTTTCTCAGCGGCGAGCGTGAGATACGTGAGACGGCGGAGAACCTGCGTAAACATAAACTACCCGCCACGGAAGTGCTGCCGCTCTATGCGCGGCTCAGTATCGAGGAGCAGAACCGGGTATTCAAGTCCCACTCGAGCCGGCGCATCGTATTGGCCACCAATGTGGCTGAAACCTCCCTCACCGTACCGGGCATACACTATGTCATCGATACGGGATATGCGCGCATCAGCCGCTACAGTCACCGTAGCAAGGTACAGCGCCTGCCCGTGGAAAGGATCGCCCAAGCCTCGGCGGATCAACGCAAGGGCCGTTGCGGCCGGCTCGCGGCCGGGGTCTGTATCCGCCTCTTCACGGAAGAGGATTTCGAGGCGCGCAGACCCTTTACCGAACCTGAGATACAGCGCACCAATCTGGCCTCTGTGATCCTGCAGATGAAACTGCTCGGATTGGGAGAGATCAGTCACTTCCCCTTCATCGATCCCCCGGATCACCGCCTCATCAAGGATGGGTATAGGATCCTGGAAGAGATTGGCGCGGTTGCGGTTGACCATAAGGTGACCCGTCTAGGACAGCAATTGGCCAGGCTACCCGTGGATCCGCGCATCGGCAGGATGCTCCTGTCAGCGGCCCATGGCCACTGTTTAAGAGAGGTAATGGTGATCGCCGCCGCCCTGAGTGTGCAGGACCCGCGGGATCGTCCGGTGGAGAAGCAGCAGTTGGCGGACGAGGCCCACGCTAAATTTCGCCATGAGCAGTCCGATTTCCTGAGTTATCTGTCGCTCTGGGAGGAGGTTGAGGAGCAGCGAAAACATCTCTCGAAAAACAAATTTCACCGCTGGTGCAAGCGTCAGTTCCTCTCCTGGAACCGGGTGCAGGAGTGGCACGACATTCATCGCCAATTACGCGCCCAGTTGCATGAGATGGGCTTACGCGAGAATAGTGCCGAGGCGGGTTATGAGGAGATCCATCGAGCCCTTTTGAGTGGGCTGTTGAGTCATATCGGGCTAAAGAGTAACAGTCACGACTATCTGGGGGCGAGGAACACCCGCTTTTTTATCTATCCCGGCTCCGGGCTCTACAAAAAACAGCCTAAGTGGGTGATGGCGGCGGAGTTGGTGGAGACCAGTAAACTCTATGCGCGAACCTTGGCAGTGATCCAACCCGAGTGGGTTGAGAGAGCCGCGGGACATCTGGTAAAGCGAAACTACTCGGAGCCCCATTGGGAAAAGAAGCGTGGCCAGGTGGCCGGGTATGAGAAAGTCACCCTGTTCGGTATCACCCTGATACCCCGTCGCAAGATCAACTTCTCCCCCATCGATCCGGTGGTCGCCAGGGAGATCTTCATCCGCTCGGCCCTGGTGGATGGTGACTTCCATACCCGGGCACCCTTCTGGCGCCATAATCAGGAGTTGATCGAAGCCGTTCACGACCAGGAAGCCAAGTCGAGACGGCGGGATATCCTGGTGGATGAGGAGCGTATCTATAGCTTCTACGATCAGCGCATACCTGAAGATATCTCTACAGCCCCGGGATTCGAAAAGTGGTTGCGGCAACAATCCAAGCAGCAGCCGAAACTCCTGTATATGGATGAATCCGACCTGATCAGGGACGCATCACAACGGGTCTCCGGCGAACAGTTTCCGGATCACCTGGATATCAATGGTATGCGGTTACCCCTGGAGTACGAGTTCGAACCAGGCAGCGCAAAGGATGGTCTTACCCTGATCGTTCCCCAGGATGTACTGAATCAGATCACCGAGGCGCGTCTGCAATGGTTGGTGCCAGGCTTGTTGCGAGAACGGGTAATCTCTTTGATCCGGGGATTACCCAAAACCCTAAGACGTTCATTCGTCCCGGTTCCCGATTTCGCAGACGCCTGTCTCGCTGACCTGCCGAGTAGCGAAAGGCCCTTGATACAGGTGCTGGGGGAGCGATTGAAACAACTCAGTGGCGTCCATATCCCTGAGGATGCCTGGAGCGAAGCCGATATCCCCACTCACTTGCGCATGCGGGTGCGGGTGGTCGATCAAGGGGGTGCCACCCTGGAGCAGGGGCGGGATCTGGCTGGTATGAAACGCCGCCATGCAGGCCAGCCACAGGCTGAGCATCGACATCTCGATTCCCCCGGTTTTGAACGCAGTGGAGTGCGGGATTGGGACTTCGGTGAGCTGCCGAAACAGATGGGTGTCGAGCAGGGAGGGATTGCACTCCAGGGCTATCCCGCCCTGGTGGATGAAGAGGAGAGTGTAGCGATTCGTCTACTCGATGCCGAGAGCAGTGCCTTGCGTGCCCACAAAGCGGGTGTACGACGATTACTCATGCTCAAGATGCCCAAGGAGATACGTTATCTGCGCAAGAACCTCAACCAACTCGACCGTATGCGTCTGCTCTATGCCAAGGTGCCACAGGGCGATGCAGAGCAACCGGGTGTGGTTCAGCAGGATCTTGAAGATGAATTGGTTGCGTTTATCGTCGATCGCACATTTCTCAATCAACTCCCGGAGATTCGTGACCAGGAGGGCTTTGCGAAACGACTGCACAGCAAGCGGGGGATGCTGATGGAAGAGGCGAACAGGAGCTGTCAACAGCTGTTGCAGATTCTGCAGCTGAGCCATCAAACCAGACAAGCGATAGCTGCCGTCACCCAGGTGAATTGGATGAGTTCTGTATTGGATATGCAGCATCAGCTGGAGCGCCTGGTCTATCGGGGATTTCTACAGCAGGTGCCGGACGCACGGCTGAATGACTATCCCCGATATCTGCAGGGTATATTGAAACGGGTTGAAAAGTTGCCCCATGCTGCAGCTAGGGACCAGCAGCGGATGCGAGAGATGGCGGAACTGCAGCAGCGATGGGAACAGTGGGACGGGCAATATCAGCAGAGTGGCCGGATTGATGAACGTATAGAGGAGCTGCGCTGGGGACTGGAGGAGTTGCGGATCTCCCTCTTCTCCCAGGAGTTGGGGACTGCTTATCCCGTCTCCATCAAACGGCTGCAGAAGCGGATCGAAGCGATGGGGCTATGA
- a CDS encoding DUF1631 domain-containing protein, with protein MSIQDRRNKYQSQFQPVLDRCKDTVIVYINALLTELFNNSDKALTSFAQKAETNEIQNRFFEAMAMIRNRHGLVEHEFRELLSEGFDKFWKDQPEIDSFSEEDTELELVDHESMDVSTALENMISRTVGHHRSQLYALGQRLSVVSGGRSVKHKKIPSGPHHLAHAFSEAIDALGLEARIKVIILALFDKYVLKQLGSIYDDFNNSLKEAGVLPHLRPAIQKSPDAKGRTDAEDEDHSELQQEQTQEELGEELFGSILDMMASRRRTSPEKVAAKEAAAKAAGRQLGSVPPATQENLVSALSNIQPAQRSDMIPDVNAPGAAISNIEIDEQFLIRVKHTLAEERHKLYSEVGADRLEAADEDTIDLVGMLFEYMLNDPVLPAVAKALISHLHTPYLKVAIIDRKLLTDSNHEARQLLDSLVEAGSHWIDERNLKRGIYPDMQNVIDRVLKEFSDNVGLFSTLLEAFKKRMDEFRRKSDILEKRAQDSIKGREKLNIARQRASQEMRARSFSENLPQPAKDFLEKTWVDKLVFVLLRHPDGEMSDDWKEALRIADEIAWTFEPKDQSEREELERTLPDLRKSIEEGLASLGGFHQEKSQTLFGLLSNAETASIATEQAIKSAQTSETVVPITDKTVVEAEPSKPVTIESPKEEAEEEDIPEDEEAMMEKLRKIKFGTWFEIRDAQSGESQKVKLSWLSPLTASCMFVDRAGVQTAIKPLRTLAQEILKGESTILEDSSDPFVERTLHAIRRMLQRSLKTTDDIASELIDDDEENEGKEVR; from the coding sequence GTGTCAATACAGGACAGAAGAAATAAATATCAGAGTCAGTTTCAGCCGGTGCTGGATCGCTGTAAAGACACTGTAATCGTCTATATAAACGCCCTCCTCACAGAGCTTTTCAACAATTCAGATAAAGCGCTGACCAGCTTTGCCCAAAAGGCCGAAACCAACGAGATACAAAATCGCTTTTTCGAAGCGATGGCGATGATCCGCAACAGACATGGACTGGTGGAGCATGAATTTCGCGAATTACTCAGTGAGGGCTTCGACAAGTTCTGGAAAGACCAACCCGAGATAGATAGTTTTTCCGAAGAAGACACGGAACTGGAACTCGTCGATCACGAATCGATGGATGTCTCCACCGCCCTGGAAAACATGATCAGTCGCACGGTGGGACACCATCGTTCCCAGCTCTATGCACTGGGTCAGCGCCTGAGCGTGGTGAGTGGTGGACGTAGCGTTAAACATAAAAAGATCCCTTCCGGCCCCCACCACCTGGCCCATGCATTCAGCGAGGCAATCGACGCATTGGGTCTGGAAGCGCGGATCAAGGTGATCATCCTCGCCCTGTTCGATAAATATGTGCTGAAGCAGTTGGGTTCGATCTATGACGACTTTAACAACAGCCTAAAGGAGGCTGGTGTTCTACCCCACTTACGCCCGGCGATCCAGAAGTCACCGGATGCAAAAGGCAGGACAGATGCAGAGGACGAGGATCACTCCGAGCTGCAGCAGGAACAGACTCAGGAAGAGTTGGGTGAGGAGCTGTTCGGCTCGATTCTGGATATGATGGCCAGCCGGCGACGCACCTCGCCAGAGAAGGTTGCCGCTAAGGAAGCCGCAGCAAAAGCGGCCGGCCGCCAGCTTGGAAGCGTACCACCCGCCACCCAAGAGAATCTGGTTTCCGCCCTGAGTAATATTCAACCGGCTCAGCGCTCAGACATGATTCCGGATGTCAACGCACCCGGTGCCGCAATTTCCAACATCGAGATCGATGAGCAATTCCTTATCCGGGTCAAGCACACCCTTGCCGAAGAGCGCCACAAGCTCTATTCCGAGGTTGGCGCGGACCGCCTTGAAGCGGCGGATGAGGATACCATCGACCTAGTGGGCATGCTGTTCGAATACATGTTGAATGATCCTGTGCTCCCGGCGGTAGCCAAGGCCCTGATCAGCCATCTGCATACCCCCTACCTCAAGGTCGCCATTATCGACCGCAAGCTGCTCACCGATAGCAATCATGAGGCAAGACAACTGCTCGATTCCCTGGTTGAAGCTGGCAGCCACTGGATAGACGAGCGCAATCTCAAGCGGGGCATCTACCCCGACATGCAGAATGTCATCGACCGGGTACTGAAGGAATTTTCTGATAATGTCGGTCTGTTTTCTACACTTTTGGAGGCATTCAAGAAACGTATGGATGAATTCAGGCGCAAGTCTGACATCCTCGAAAAGCGTGCACAGGATTCCATCAAAGGCAGAGAGAAGCTGAATATTGCCAGACAGCGTGCCTCCCAGGAGATGAGAGCACGCTCGTTCAGCGAAAACCTTCCTCAACCGGCCAAGGATTTCCTGGAGAAGACCTGGGTAGACAAGCTTGTATTTGTCCTGTTGCGCCATCCGGATGGTGAAATGAGCGACGACTGGAAAGAGGCGTTGCGTATCGCAGATGAGATTGCCTGGACCTTTGAACCCAAAGACCAGAGCGAACGGGAAGAGTTAGAGCGGACACTGCCAGATTTGAGGAAATCCATTGAGGAGGGCTTGGCCTCCCTGGGCGGATTTCACCAGGAGAAGAGCCAGACCCTGTTTGGCCTGCTGAGCAATGCCGAAACCGCATCCATAGCAACTGAACAAGCGATAAAATCTGCCCAAACCTCGGAAACGGTGGTACCCATAACCGACAAGACTGTCGTGGAAGCGGAGCCCAGCAAGCCAGTCACCATCGAATCGCCTAAAGAAGAGGCCGAGGAAGAGGATATTCCTGAAGATGAAGAAGCAATGATGGAAAAATTGCGCAAGATCAAGTTCGGCACCTGGTTCGAAATCAGGGATGCACAGAGTGGAGAATCACAAAAGGTTAAATTATCCTGGTTAAGTCCCTTGACTGCTTCGTGTATGTTCGTTGACAGAGCCGGCGTTCAAACCGCTATCAAACCACTAAGAACATTAGCGCAAGAGATTCTTAAAGGTGAATCAACCATTCTAGAAGACAGCAGTGATCCGTTTGTCGAGAGAACATTGCATGCTATCAGACGTATGCTCCAACGCTCCTTGAAAACCACTGATGATATAGCTAGCGAACTCATCGACGATGATGAGGAAAATGAGGGTAAAGAGGTCCGTTAA
- a CDS encoding proton-translocating transhydrogenase family protein, with product MPDTLVALYVFVLACFIGYWVIWGVTPSLHTPLVALTNAISGIIIVGALLVTGLETAGTAAEIFGFVAVLLASINVFGGFLVTNRMLAMFKKKDK from the coding sequence ATGCCTGACACACTGGTTGCATTATACGTTTTCGTTCTTGCCTGTTTTATCGGTTACTGGGTGATATGGGGGGTAACCCCCTCGCTGCATACGCCTTTGGTTGCCCTGACCAATGCCATATCAGGCATTATCATCGTTGGTGCCCTGTTGGTGACCGGTCTGGAGACAGCGGGCACTGCCGCAGAGATTTTCGGTTTTGTCGCGGTATTGTTGGCTTCTATCAACGTTTTCGGTGGGTTCCTGGTAACCAACCGGATGTTGGCCATGTTCAAGAAAAAAGATAAGTGA
- a CDS encoding HDOD domain-containing protein, whose product MTPQQLVIEIESLVSLPDVCVKVNRLIDAPNYSAATLGDIISQDTDLSARLLRLVNSAFFNVKAPVETISRAITVVGTSELRNLVMATTAARIFTGIPGDLVDMAEFWRYSITTGVVAGELAKRCNVLHSERLFVMGILHDIGRLAIYLKMPQEARDILLITGGDDTLLPDAENDVLGFNHMDVGEALLRKWKLPESIVSVVAYHHLPAAAKTYQLETSLLFLATTLASADLSGIELDETIDLVDPVVWKMTGLDAAQLESVMERTPHKVMEIMDVVLGPKVRPLQSQPH is encoded by the coding sequence ATGACTCCTCAACAACTTGTGATCGAGATTGAAAGCCTGGTTTCCCTGCCGGACGTCTGTGTCAAGGTGAACCGGCTGATCGATGCACCAAACTACTCGGCTGCAACCCTGGGCGATATTATTTCCCAGGATACCGACCTGTCAGCCCGCCTGTTGCGGCTGGTTAATAGTGCTTTTTTCAACGTAAAGGCGCCGGTGGAGACCATATCGAGGGCCATCACCGTGGTAGGTACCAGTGAGTTGCGCAATCTGGTGATGGCAACCACGGCGGCACGGATTTTTACCGGTATCCCCGGGGATCTGGTGGATATGGCCGAATTTTGGCGTTACTCGATTACAACTGGAGTGGTCGCGGGTGAATTGGCCAAGCGGTGTAACGTCCTGCACAGCGAGCGGCTGTTCGTGATGGGGATATTGCACGATATCGGTCGACTTGCGATCTATCTGAAAATGCCTCAAGAGGCGCGAGATATCCTGTTGATTACCGGCGGCGACGATACCCTGTTGCCGGATGCGGAAAATGATGTCCTTGGTTTTAACCATATGGATGTGGGTGAGGCCTTGTTAAGGAAATGGAAACTGCCTGAGAGCATCGTATCCGTGGTTGCCTACCATCATCTGCCGGCGGCCGCAAAGACTTATCAACTGGAGACCTCCCTGCTTTTTCTCGCTACCACATTAGCCAGTGCCGATCTGAGCGGTATCGAGTTGGATGAAACCATCGACCTGGTGGATCCTGTTGTCTGGAAAATGACCGGATTGGATGCTGCACAACTAGAGTCCGTCATGGAACGGACACCACACAAGGTCATGGAGATCATGGATGTGGTGTTGGGTCCGAAAGTCAGACCGCTACAAAGCCAGCCACATTAA
- a CDS encoding NAD(P)(+) transhydrogenase (Re/Si-specific) subunit beta has protein sequence MEISANTQAIAYLISAILFIFALKGLTHPASARRGNYLGMAGMAIAILATLFGNEVQSYGFIIVGVVVGAVIGTVLAARVQMTAMPQLVAALHSFVGMAAVLVAIGTYLNHDAAGTLDPVMLGELSAGIIIGAITFSGSVVAFAKLQGLVSGAPVKFKGQHALNAVIAIVTVLLGVHFGMTGSMISLVLITLLAFVLGFTLIIPIGGADMPVIISMLNSYSGWAAAATGFTLGNLLLIIVGALVGFSGAILSFIMCRAMNRSIINVVFGGFGSESDGAPSAAGVAAEKGVKSASVDDAIYWMEDASKVIIVPGYGMAVAQAQHALKEMMEELEARDVTVKFAIHPVAGRMPGHMNVLLAEADIPYDHVIEMDEINSEFPTADVTLVVGANDVVNPAAKSDSSSPIYGMPILEAAKSRQVYFLKRSMNPGYSGVDNLLFYQDNTSLIFGDAKDTIEGMVTTLKGGGH, from the coding sequence ATGGAGATTTCAGCAAATACCCAAGCGATTGCCTATCTGATATCAGCAATCCTATTCATATTCGCCCTCAAGGGTCTTACCCATCCGGCTTCGGCCCGCCGCGGCAATTATCTCGGCATGGCTGGTATGGCTATCGCCATCCTCGCCACCCTGTTCGGTAACGAAGTGCAGTCATACGGTTTCATCATCGTCGGTGTGGTGGTTGGTGCAGTGATCGGTACGGTCCTCGCCGCACGGGTGCAGATGACTGCAATGCCGCAACTGGTGGCGGCTCTGCATAGCTTCGTCGGTATGGCGGCGGTGTTGGTGGCTATCGGCACCTATCTCAATCATGATGCCGCGGGTACCCTCGATCCAGTCATGCTGGGTGAGTTATCGGCAGGTATCATTATCGGTGCGATTACCTTTTCCGGTTCGGTGGTAGCCTTCGCCAAGCTACAGGGATTGGTCAGTGGAGCGCCGGTTAAATTCAAGGGACAACATGCCCTGAATGCGGTTATCGCCATCGTCACGGTGTTGCTGGGGGTTCACTTCGGTATGACAGGGAGTATGATTTCCCTGGTGCTGATAACCCTGCTGGCATTCGTACTGGGCTTTACCCTGATTATTCCCATCGGTGGTGCGGATATGCCGGTTATCATCTCCATGCTCAACAGCTACTCGGGCTGGGCGGCGGCAGCGACCGGTTTTACCCTGGGTAATCTGCTGCTGATCATCGTGGGCGCCTTGGTCGGTTTTTCCGGTGCCATTCTCTCTTTTATCATGTGCCGGGCCATGAATCGTTCCATTATCAATGTGGTATTCGGTGGTTTTGGCAGTGAGTCGGACGGCGCTCCCAGTGCTGCCGGGGTGGCTGCGGAGAAGGGGGTCAAATCTGCCTCGGTGGACGATGCCATCTACTGGATGGAAGATGCCAGCAAGGTCATTATCGTACCGGGTTACGGTATGGCGGTGGCCCAGGCACAGCATGCCCTGAAGGAGATGATGGAGGAGCTTGAAGCACGGGATGTGACAGTGAAATTCGCCATTCATCCAGTTGCCGGGCGTATGCCGGGACATATGAATGTACTGCTAGCCGAGGCGGATATTCCTTATGACCATGTGATAGAGATGGATGAAATCAATTCTGAGTTTCCAACTGCCGATGTGACACTTGTGGTTGGGGCCAATGACGTGGTCAATCCGGCGGCCAAATCAGACTCCTCCAGCCCGATCTACGGTATGCCCATTCTGGAAGCGGCGAAATCGAGACAGGTCTATTTTCTTAAGCGCTCGATGAATCCAGGTTACTCGGGTGTCGATAATCTGCTTTTTTATCAGGACAACACCTCTCTCATCTTCGGTGATGCCAAGGATACGATCGAGGGTATGGTGACTACGCTCAAGGGTGGAGGGCATTGA
- a CDS encoding decarboxylase, whose product MPFYIFKVSADNSLEYLEDEEKYRPAKEKVKKLRAAHTQDDGTTYRMVFANSVGQGELLLSPTESSDKIIGDD is encoded by the coding sequence ATGCCGTTTTACATTTTCAAAGTATCTGCTGATAACAGCCTGGAATATCTCGAGGATGAGGAGAAGTACAGGCCAGCCAAGGAAAAGGTTAAAAAACTTCGCGCCGCCCATACCCAGGATGACGGTACCACCTATCGCATGGTATTCGCCAATAGCGTCGGTCAGGGAGAGCTTCTGCTCTCACCCACAGAAAGCAGTGATAAAATCATTGGAGACGATTGA
- a CDS encoding PilZ domain-containing protein, producing MQEQRHSPRKVANEVLIIADQITGSQIGRVVNISAEGLMLLSDEPMVTGSVYQLNLVLPNPKSGQEKVAFAAEAVWCTEASQPDSFWSGFHIIDIDAENVLIIDELILDWHSN from the coding sequence ATGCAAGAACAACGTCATTCTCCACGTAAAGTAGCTAACGAAGTACTGATCATTGCAGATCAAATAACAGGCAGTCAGATCGGCCGGGTGGTCAACATCAGTGCTGAAGGACTGATGTTATTGAGCGATGAACCGATGGTTACAGGCTCTGTCTATCAACTCAATCTGGTTCTTCCAAATCCGAAGAGTGGTCAAGAGAAGGTCGCATTCGCTGCGGAAGCGGTATGGTGTACCGAAGCCTCCCAACCCGATAGTTTTTGGAGCGGGTTTCACATCATTGATATCGATGCTGAGAATGTATTGATTATCGATGAGCTGATTCTTGATTGGCATTCCAACTAG
- a CDS encoding lytic transglycosylase domain-containing protein codes for MISRSISAKRIFKQLLLLGVCLCLPMSAMAEIYKYRGANGSIHFTDKPMKGNYRLLWRSGKKKRNSHNNYSLARMRKNKARLTPVIDNVAEQFHLHPGLLHAVVMVESAYDPKAISKKGARGLMQLMPATANRYGVTDSYDPTQNLHGGAQYLKDLLLLFEFDIKLALAAYNAGENAVAKYGNKIPPYPETQNYVKKVLNEFERNRLAMVN; via the coding sequence GTGATATCAAGATCTATCAGCGCTAAACGCATTTTCAAACAGCTACTCCTGCTGGGAGTCTGTCTGTGCCTGCCTATGTCCGCCATGGCTGAGATATACAAATATCGGGGAGCGAATGGCAGCATCCATTTCACCGACAAACCGATGAAGGGTAACTACCGCCTATTGTGGCGTAGTGGGAAGAAAAAGCGTAACAGTCATAACAACTACAGTTTGGCACGGATGCGAAAAAACAAGGCCAGGTTGACACCGGTAATCGATAATGTCGCCGAACAGTTCCATCTCCACCCGGGTTTACTGCATGCAGTGGTGATGGTCGAGTCGGCCTACGATCCGAAAGCGATTTCCAAGAAGGGTGCGCGCGGATTGATGCAGTTGATGCCGGCCACCGCCAATCGTTACGGTGTAACCGATTCCTATGACCCAACCCAGAATCTTCATGGCGGTGCTCAATATCTGAAAGATCTTTTGTTGCTATTCGAGTTCGATATCAAGCTTGCACTGGCAGCCTACAACGCAGGTGAAAATGCGGTAGCCAAATACGGCAACAAGATCCCACCCTATCCGGAAACACAAAACTATGTGAAAAAGGTGCTTAACGAGTTCGAGCGCAACCGTTTGGCGATGGTTAACTAA